The genomic stretch GACCTGGGCAATTACAAATCTTGAGACTTCTCAGGAAATATTTAAAGAAGTTGGAAAAATTACTTCTATAGAAATTCAGGTGGAGGATTCAGCGGTATTTTCGGCAGATATCATAGGTAATAGCATAAGTACTGCCTTACAAGGAAGGGATGTTTCCATAACGAACTGGAAGGAACAGAATGAGCAGCTGCTAAGTGGGTTGAAAGGTCAGAGTATATCCAGTTATATGATACAGATATTCGTACTTATATCTGTTGTGCTTGGAATAGCCAGTGTTCTTGCTATATCGGTATTGCAGAAATCAAAGCAGATAGGCATTTTAAAAGCCATGGGTATGAAAAACAGGATGGCGTGTTATGTTTTTCTCTCACAAGGGATTATTCTTGGAGGCTTCGGAGCGGTGTTGGGAATTGTTCTTGGTCTCGGCTTATCCTATGGATTTAGTACCTTTGCATTAAATCCTGATGGTACCCCAATCGTTGCATTATATCTAAACAAAGGATTTATTAGTATATCTGTATTGGTGGCATTGCTGTCTTCCGTAGCGGCTTCCTTACTGCCGGCTGTAAAATCATCCAGATTAAATCCAGTAGATATTATACGCAATAATTAATGAAACCAGGAGGTAAAAGATGAAGCATGTTATGGAATTAAAAAATATCAATAAAATATACGGCTCAGAAATCCAGAACCAGGTACTTTATGATATTAACTTAAATATAGAAAAAGGATCCTTTAATTCGATTATCGGACAGTCAGGAAGCGGAAAAACAACTCTTCTTAATATTATGGGAACCCTGGACCAACCTACTTCTGGTGAGATTCATGTAAATGGTCTTAAGATCAATAAGCTGCCGGTTAATCAACTGGCCGAAATTCGTAACAGGACCATCGGATTTATTTTTCAGTTTCATTATCTCCTGCCTGAATTCACTGCCTTGGAAAATGTACTGATGCCCTATGAGATACAGTATGGAAAAGGAGGGAAAAAAAGAAGGAGTGAAGCCGAGGAGTATCTGGAGCTGGTTGGGCTTAAAGATGTTATTAACAATCCTTCCTCCAAAATGTCCGGCGGCCAACAGCAGAGAACTGCAATTGCAAGGGCTCTGATGAATTCTCCGGAGATTATTCTGGCTGATGAGCCAACTGGCAATCTGGATTCGGATTCTGCAGAGACAATATATGAACTTCTTCGCAAGATCAATGGAGAAAAAGGAACCACTTTTGTTATTATTACCCATGACAACAGAATAGCAGAGAAGACAGATCGTATTATTGAAATAAAGGATGGCAGAATTGTAACCGATACGAACAGGATATGATCCTGTTCGTATCGGTCAGGTTTCAGGTATAAGCCTTTCTGACTCATTGAGAAGCTCAAATTTATTGAAATATAGAAGTGTTACCTTTGCGTATACTCACTTTTAGCTCTTCATCTTCGGTTTTAATGTGATAATAACCTCTTATATCGGCATTTATTGTATTCATCACTGCAGTACGCATGCGCTCCATTATTCGCTCCAGACTAAAATCTTTTAATGTATCAACATTTAATTTATGTTTTTCTTCACTGCTTAGTTTATAAAAAGCATCCTCCATTTCCTCCCACTCCTTCTCGGTTCTGGTTTTAAAGGTAAGGAGCAGGTCAATAGATTTCGTAAATTCTATATCCGATATTAATTTATTGAAAATATCCATCATTGTAATACCTGTTTTTGAATCAACATTGGTTGAAAAATTCTTAATGGAAGCAAGAGCTTCTTTTGACATTAGTAATTCCTTGGAAATAATGGTATCTTCTGTGGTATCCCACCCCATCAATCTGGCGGGAGTGGTGCCTAAAGCCGCTGCTAGACTCTCGATTCTTTCCGATGGAATATTAGGAATAGTACCATTTTCGTATTTGTGCAGTGTAGAACGTCCGATACCGACTTTGTTTGCAACCTCTTCCAAAGTGAGATCTAACTCAATTCTTTTTGCTTTTAAATTTTCTTTTAATCCCATGTTACGCACCTCCATATTCTCTAGTATATCATTAATTTCTAATTAAGCAACAAAAATTAGAATATTTCATTAAAAAGTTGCTTGACAGTGGAAAATATTAAGCTTATAATGTTTCTTATAAGGAAACAATACGTGATTGTATATACATAGATAATTCAGTATTAGCGTGAGATATCAATATATATTTAAACAAAGAATTTGAATACTTTATATAGTACATATAATCAATCATATAAATGGATTCAGATATAGATAATCAGTCATGTAAATGGATTCAGAAAAAAATTTACCACAAAAGTTTCCTAATGAGAAACTTTTGCACCAAGTAGTGTGTTCAGATTAATATAGTAATATATAGTATGAAGAAAAGGCGGATTTGTCAGAGTACGATTAAGTTATTGTATTTACGAAAGTAAAATAACTACAATTTATTAAAAAGAAAAAGGGGTTGAGTGAATGAGTAATGAAGAATTGATTGAGCTCATAAAGAAAGGCGAGGATGTTACCGGAAATATGAGTCAACTATATAGAAGGAATCAAGGTATCATATTTTCAATTGTTAAAAAGTATAGCTATGCCTGCAAAGCAAGTTATGGCTGTGCAGCAATAATAGAATTAGAAGAGTTAATGCAGGAGGCTTACTTTGGATTGGTAAAAGCAGTAGAGAAATACGATGTCACACAAGGTGTTTTATTTATGTCTTATGCACCTTTCTGGATAAGACAAGCGATTAAAAGGTTTCTGGAGGACAGTGGGCAGTTTATTCGTGTACCGGTTCATACCCAGGAGAAAATTCATCGGTATAATCAGTTATCTTCTCATTATATGTATAATTTAAACAGGCAGCCAACCAAAGAGGAGTTTGCCTCGACGCTGCAAATGTCAGTCAAAGAGGTAGAACAGCTTCAAAGATTTATGTATAGAAATAAAGTCAGCAGTCTGGATAGAGTAGTAGCTGATGGAGCTGATGAGGATATAAGCTATTCTGAAACAGTACCTGGCGAGACTGATGTGGAAACTGAAGTTGTGGAAAAGGTGGCCAATCAGCAGCTAAAGGATGAATTGTGGATTGTAATTGATAAAATTCTTAAGGATGAAAAGAAGATGCAGCTGATCAGAATGAGGTATATAGATAATAGGAACATGGAGGACATTGGAAAATACTACAATATAAGCAGAACTGCTGTAAAACAGTCCATAGATTACAGTCTTAAATTAATAAAACGCAATGCACAGATAAGACAATTAGCTGTTCAAACAGGCTTATGGGATGAGAATAAGCCCTTTACCGAAGAGAAGATCAAAAGATTATGTAAGTGGGGGCATTATGAAGGTTTAGATGAGAAAGAATTGAACTATGCGAAACAAAGAGGATGGGTGCCGGAACAACATATTAAGTGAAGTAATTCTTTTAAGCTGCACAATGCAAGAATGGTATGAATCCGCTTGAATCGATGAAACATGAGTTAGGCGTTAAAGAAAGAGGTGTTATAATATGCCTGCCTAAGGCTGAATTATAACACCTCTTTTGCTATTGTTCTCCATATAACCAGTTTGATTCAGCAATCAGAAAATCATCATTATGGACAGAATAAGAGGAGTAGTGATTAGAGCTATGGAACAGCTTTTCACATTTTTTACAATGTGGTTCCTCCGTATTATATAATTCCTGCCCACAAAAATGGCAGTTAGCAATACGGTAAACAAATCCATTATACTCCTTATTATAAAAATGATTATAGATGGTTTTATCTAGTGCATCCAGTGTATGGATCGACTTTCTGTGCCATCTTCTGTAATCATTAAATGCATAATGTGCAGCTTCATAGGAAATGTCAAATTGTTTTGACACCTGTACGTAGTTTTTGCAAGCAGCATAATGTATGGCGATTCTGGGAGCTATAAAGAAACTTGCGAAAGTGTCAGCTTCTTTTTCGTGCAAAGGAGTCCTGGGTTCTGAGTGCTTTAAAGCAATGTGAGCAATCTCATGGGCAAGTGAAAAGTATATTCTGCCTGGTAGTTGAGCATCGTTGTAATATACGGTTTTCTTTAAAGTAAAGGCATCTTTGCTGAAAGACATACATTTTTCGTATTTTTTTGGTTTCTGTGCAGAGTAAGGTTCAATTTTCATGCCATATGCTTCCAAAACTTCAGTACAGTCGATTGGAAAGGACTTTATATTACATTTTTGAAATACCTCTAAGGTTGTTAATTTTATTATGTTGTAATCCATAGAACCACCTTTTTGATTATTCATCGTCATCGGAATACATTTCAGTTATAAACTCTATGGCTTCCTCTCTGGTCATCTTCTTACCATTTCTGGCAACCAGGGAACGAATATCCTCTTCTGTAGGTACGTATCGTTCTTTCTTTTTGGGCATACTAGGGTTATTATCCGTGTACTGAGGTATATATGTAAGTTCAGTCACACGGTTAACGGCTACGCTTTTTCCTTTTTCATTCAGCTTATTGAATTCCTTTAGCAACATATTCTCATCTTCTGAATTTTCGTATGGGGATTGGGAGTGCAGCCTGGAAGCCTGGGGCATAAGTAAATTTGTTTTTCCTTCTTCCAGTCCCTCCTGTGTGCCATACATCCTAACAAGTCGTGTATAAACTGCTGTGTCATTGATTCTGTCCTCTATGGTTTTGGTGTTTAGTAACATTGCGGCATAGTTATCAAAGGTAGGGTGTTCCAGCTCATAATTCCATCCGGAAAGGCTTCGTGAAAAATAAGCTCGTATCACTTCTATCCAGGCATTTACTCTGGTCTCAAAACTATTATCGTAATTAGAAGCTAGATTAAGGTATTTGTTCTTTTCGTTTTCGATTACCGGTAATGGATAAAAGTCACCATAAAATCTTGATGCCAACAAGTATTTTCTATGAAATTCATCGTGAGTACGGCGCTCGGTTATATCTGAGGCATAATACATCATACCACATTCCTGGCAGGTAACAATACCATTTTTGCCCAGAAGGTATTCTAAAGGTACATTAAAAAAATCTGCAATCTTCTGCATCTTGTCAGATTTAGGAGTACTTTTACCCTTTTTCCACTCTGAGAACACGGTCTGGTTAATTCCGGTTTCTCTTGCTACATCTGCAGTCCTGCAACCCTTTTCACTTAATAAAAGCTCATAAACTTCATACATAATAATACCTCTTTCAATAAAATTAGGAAAATCTAATTACAGACTTGACAACTTAGGATATGCTATATATAATTAAAACATGTACTTAGGATATTCTAATTAATTGACGAAATATAGCGAATGAACTGTTACCTATATTATATAGGAAATTCGAAGTTGTGTCAAATTAAAATTAGAAAATTAGAAAAATAGAAATTATGATATCAATTAAGGGGGAAGGTATTTACGATGGATACGTTAAGGGAAAGTAGACAAAGCCAATCCAGCAGGATAATTATCCCTATTGAGATAAGGAAAGTTTCAGTGTTAAAGGGGAGAGATATAAGAATATCGTTAGAAGGGATAACTAGATATGTAAATTATGGCGAACCAATTGATTCAGGTAAAAGCCGTAATAATATCACTGGCAGGAAGGGGTCTCCCTTGGCGAATAATACAGTAAACCTGGAAGTCTATAAACGGGATATTGGCTGTATACTGTGTTCTGAAACAGAAGGGCTGGTGGAACTAAATGGGTATACCATATGTTCAAAGTGTTCAGGGATTATTTTGAGATAATGGAATAAAAGCTGCTATTTGCAGATAGGCAGGAAAAAGGAATATTACAGAGAAATCTGGTTTGAAAACAGGTGCTATCTATACCTGTTGGAGAGGAGTGTTTGGGTGAACATACAAGTGACAGATGATTTTATTGAAGAAGCTATAAGAAAAGCGATCAAAGAATACAGTATCGAACAGAGGACTGAAAGAAACAGGAAAGCTCTGCATAACACGAAGTTATTGCTTAAGAACTACAGTAAATTGAAAAAAAGTGTTGAGGCAGGAATGGCTGATATAACAAGATATGATAAGTTCAACCATTATCAAACGAAGGCAGATGAGTTATATGTGGAAAGCATTAAAAGAAGTAAGATGAGAAGTTTGATTGTGGTGACACATATAGATAATGCGCTGGCAGTAATAAAGGAAGATTATGAGAAGAAAGGGCTGCAAGAAAAATATGAAGCATTTGAAAGCTGCATATTGGACGAGATGAACTATGATGATGCGGCATTGATCTATAGTTCCAGTAAAGCTTCTATAAGCCGCTGGATAAATGAAATAACCATAGAAGTCAGTGTATTATTGTTTGGGATAGAGGGATTGGAACTCATTTGAAACAAATATGAAATAAAGACGAAATTAACCGGACATATGAAATATGTTAATATTAAAGTATAAGGGAATAGAGTTGAACAAGAAAGCATTTAGCTGCCTTCAGCAGTTGAGTGCTTTCTTTCTATTCAGCAGCTGGCTCCTGACACAGATGCAGGAAGTTGGGCTAAGTGTTGCTTCTGTCCGGAATGACGTAAAACTATCAAAACTCCGCCGGAGAATAACGGCCAGATCCCAATACCCGGAGAGCGGGAATAACTATCTATGGAGGAAGCGAAATGAAGTGGATACGAAAATTAATAGAAGGAGCCTTGATAAACGGTGATGGCCGTATTGATCTGGAGAGCCTGATGAAACAAATCAATGAAGAATTCCCTAGAAATGCGGTACCAAAATCAGAATTTAATCAGGCGAAGAAAAAACTGAAAACAGCTATGGCAGCCATTGAAATCCTGAGAGAGAGTAAAAGTGAAAAAGAGATGTTGCTTGAAATTATCAAGCAGCAGGAAGCGACAATCCAAAAGCTTCAATATGATGTCGTCAATACAATAAAATCATATTCTCTGAATAAACAATTCGGTAAAGCAGGAATCCAGGATCCGGATTACCTGAGTTACAGGCAAAGAGGTCTTGATGGGTTTCAACTTGAGAACAAAGAGAAACCCATGGTTATAGAAGAGCTTATTAAATCTCTTAAGGAGGAATTGGATGGTAAAGGATATTGTTAATGGCATTGTTGCAATGCTGGAAGCAACTTACGGAGAGGATATTCATATCTATACGGACGGGGTCCAGAATGAGCTTACGATGCCTTGCTTTTTGGTGAAGCTGATTAAGGGAAGCCGTAAACAGATGATGAGTAACCGATTATACCTGGAGCATTCATTTGATATTCAGTATTTCCCGGGTACTGTGAATAAAAACAGTGAAATATCAGAGATAGTTCCCGGTCTTTCGGCCTTGGAGTATATTATGTCAGATGGAAAACTGCTCCGTGGTACCAAAATGAATTATGAGATTACAGAAGAGATACTGCATTTTTATGTGCAATATAATTGCTTTGCATACACTTCCAAAGAAGAGAGTGACAAAATGCAGTCTTTCAATGTAAAAAGTGATTTAAGGAACTAGTGCTTGTGGCACTTAGTTTGCAGAATATGAGAAAGGTATGGTTCTAAATATGGCGAAAGCAAAAATCATACAGGAAGAAAATATTGAACCTGTAACATTTACGAAGAAACAGTTAGCAGCAAGTAAAAAATATGCCGAAAAAAAAGATCTGCTCAATGCCCTGCTGGCAGAGGACAGAGCTTATTCAATATCGGAAGTCGAGGGAATTCTTGAGGGTTTCCTGAAAGGTAAGGTGATTTCATGTTAGGTGGCGGAACATTTACAACACAAAACAAGGTAATTCCTGGTGCTTACATTAATTTTGTAAGTGCTGCCAATGCTTCATTATCCTATTCTGACAGAGGGTTTGTAGCATTTCCACTGGTGCTCGATTGGGGTACAGATGGGGAGGTATTTACTGTAACACAGGGAGAGTTTCTGACAAACTCTCAGAAACTCTTTGGATACGCTTATACAAGTGATAAGTTAAAGGGCCTAAGAGATTTATTCCAACATGCTCAGACCTGTTATTTCTACAAATTAAATGGGGGAGTGAAAGCCTCCAATGCATTTGCAACAGCAAAGTGTAAAGGAGTAAGAGGCAACAGTCTCAAGACAGTTATTGCCGTGAACGCAGACGATAATGACAAATTTGATGTAGCCACTTATCTGGATACAGCCCTGGTGGATTCTCAGACCGTTGCAGCGGCATCTGAACTGGTGGCAAATGATTATGTGGAGCCTGTAAAAACAGCTGAACTTGCAGTTACAGCCGGAACACCACTAACAGGAGGCACCAATGGGGAAGCAGTGACAGGTACAGATTATCAGAATTTCTTAGCAAAGATTGAAAGTTATTCTTTTAACATCCTGGCCTGCCCATCTGATGTAGCAGAAGTAATTGCTTTGTTTGTGGCTTTTACCAAACGTATGAGAAATGAAGTGGGTGTAAAGTTCCAGACAATCGTATATCGTACGGCAGCAGATGATGAAGGTGTAATCAATTTAAAAAATGCTATTACGGATAATAACGTAGATTTCCCGGTATATTCCTTAATGTACTGGCTGGCCGGCAGGGAAGCAGCCTGCGAAGTAAATAAAGATCTGACGAACAAAGCCTATACTGGAGAATTTAAGGTTGATACCAATTATAGTCAGCAGGCTTTAGCCCAGGGAATAGGTGCCGGTGAGCTGCTGTTCCATAAGGTAGGGGATAGCATCAGGGTTTTAAATGATATTAATTCCCTGATTTCCTTTACAGAAGAAAAGAGCAGGGATTTTTCGAACAACCAGGTTATCAGAGTTCTGGATCAGGTAGGCAATGACATTGCTGCGATTTTCAACACGAAATACATAGGGAATATTCAGAACAACAGTGCCGGCCAGAGTCTGCTTTGGAATGATGTTATTAGCTATTTGGATGCATTATCACAGATCGGTGCCATTGAAGGAATTATAAAGGATGAGGTTATTGTTTCACAAGGTACTGCAAAAGATTCAGTTGTTGTAACTTGCCCGGTTACCCCGGTAGCAGCTATGAAGAAGCTGTACATGGAAGTTGCTGTAAATTAAAAGAAAGAAGGTAAAAAAATATGGCGAATGCTATTATGAATGCTCAGGACGCAATTAGTGCCTCACTGGCTGAATGCTATGTAACGATTGGGACGCAAGTATATAATTTCATGCAGGCTATCAATCTTGAAGCTAAAATGGAAAAGACCAAATCAGAAGTTCCGATTCTTGGTAGGACTGGAAAGGGTAATAAGACTACAGGATGGAAGGGAACCGGATCAGCAACCTTCCATTATAATACGTCAATCTTTAGAAGTTTACTATATGATTATAAGAACTCAGGAAAGGATATGTATTTTGATATACAGATAATAAATTCTGATCCTACTTCTACTATTGGCACCCAGGAAATTATACTAAAAGGTTGTAATATGGATGGAGGGATACTCGCAAAATTTGATGCCGATGGTGAGTATCTTGAGGAGGATATGGACTTTACCTTTGAAGATTGGGAAATGAAGAAAGGTTTTGATGTAATAAAAGGAATGCGTATGTAAGTCATAGAGACTGTTGCATTTAAAGTAATTTAGCGGAAGAGCTCCAGGTTCACTGCCACACACAGGATATCTGCACATTATTAGCAGGTGAAGAATTAATCGCAAGAATAGTTCCTTACAGGCATGATAGATAAATATCGTCTTTCAACGGTGTATTGCAGGAGAACCAGGAGTCTCTTCCCATTTTATGTTGAATATAAGTTGAATTTAAGTATATTCCTTCAAAGCAATGAAAGCATAGATAAGAAGATTATTTATGTTTTGGCAGGTATTATACTTCATTCACCTTATATGATTGCTATTTATCTTATTACAATAATCGGAGGATATAAATATGAGTGAATTGAGTATGTTCTTTGCGGAAAACGCATTAAAAGAGGAAAATGTGAAATTTGTAGCATCAAAGAGGTTTCTGAAAAAGTCCGGTAAGCCGGTGGAGTGGGAATTGTGCTGTATTTCTTCCAAAGAGGACGAAGATATCCGAAAAGCCTGCACCAGGAAAGTGCCGGTACCCGGGAGAAAAGGTCAGTTTACAACAGAAACCGATGGGAATATGTATCTTGGCAAACTGGCAGCAAAATGCGTAGTGTATCCTGAGCTTAACGATGCCGGGTTACAGAATTCCTATGGTGTATTAGGTGCTGACAACCTGTTAAAGGTTATGCTTAAGAGCGGAGAGTATTCCGACCTTATACTAAAAGTCCAGGAAATCAACGGATTTAATACGGATACGGAAGAGCTGGTAGAAGAAGCAAAAAACTAATTGAAACCGACGGCGAGGCAAGTATTCTTTATTACTGTATACTGAAGCTCCATTGGAAACCATGGGAGTACATGCAGCTAAGTCTTAAGGAAAAGGCCTTTGTCATCGCGTCGGTTGAAAAGAAGATCAAAGCTGACCGGGAAGCGGATAGAAGAGCCAGAGCAAAGAGAAAGTAGGTGAGATATGGGGTCAGTAGAAAACGCCATCGAGGTATACGATGGGGCAACACTAGCACTGCAGAACATGAATACTGCCTTGGCAAGAACAGGGCAGCGTTTTGATGATGCCTTTAGCGGAGGCCGCTTCGGTGCTGCTTTAAATGGCCTTAATATGATTAATGTATTCATAGATAAGATAGAAACTAACATTGACCACAGCACGACTACACAGAAGGCCTTCGTTCATGAGATTAATCTGGGTACGCAGGCAGAAGCGAAATTGCAAGCACAAATTGCAGCATCCAACGATGAACAAAAGAAGATTCTAAGTCCTATCGAAGAAGCCATAAAGCTTCAGAATAAATTGACAGAATCATTAAGCAATAGTACTTCAGCAGTCGTTGCATTGGTTGATAAAGCCAAAAGCATTGGAGTATCTTTTCTTGATACGGGCAAAAAGATAATGGGCGCATCTGATGAAATGAACCAGACGAAAATGAAGCTGGATGCTATAAATAAAGGATTACAAACCTCAGAACAATTTTCCCAGAAGGTCTTTGAAGCCGCTGAGCGGTCCAGAACAAGTTATGCAGATACCGCTGATATGGTCTATGCACTTGGTACAAAAGCGAAAGGTGCCTTTAGCAATGAGGATGAATTGATTGCTTTCACTGAATTAATGAATAAGAATTATAAGATTGGTGGTGCTAGTGCACAAGACCAGGCAAATTCCATGTCGAAGTTATCAGAAGCAATGAGTGCGGGCGGTATTCAGGGAGATGGATATAAGGATATCTTACAAAATGCTCCATTACTGGCCGCATCTATCGAAGATTACATGACAAATGTACAGAAGGCAAAGGGATCTATGGGAGATTGGGCAGCGGAAGGTTTACTGACTGCTGATGTAATCAAAGCTGCTATGTTTCTTTCAGGTCAAACGGTAGAAGAGCAGTTCGGTAAGCTACCAATTACCTGGGCAGAGGTAAGTAACAGCATTAAGGACAATGGGCAGATGGCTTTCCAGGCTGTATTGGAAAAGATAGGGAAAATAACAGGGAGTACCGCATTTCAGACTTTTAAGAACAATTTGATAACTGGGTTTCAAGCTATAGGTATGGTTGCTTCCCAGCTCTTTGATGTAATAGCCGGAATCGGAAACTTCTTTACGGACAATTGGGGGATGATAGCACCTTTTATTTACGGTATAGTTGTAGCTGTGGTGATATATACAGGGGTTTTGACTGCTCTGAATATTGTGCAGGGCATATCAAATGGCTTAAAGGCGGCAGCAGCACTGAGAGCGGGGATTTTAGCAACGCAACAGGCATTTGCAGCAGGGGCAACCTTTACTGAAATGGTTGCAGTTCAAGGATTAAATGCGGCGCTTTTAGCTTGTCCGTTGACTTGGATTATACTAGTAATCATAGCTGTTATAGCAATTATTTATGGTGTCGTAGCTGCAATAAACCATTTCGCAGGTACATCTTTAAGTGCGACTGGTTTAATTGCAGGAGCGTTCATGTGGCTTGCAGCACTTATTGCTAATGTATTTATAGGTGCTATAAATGGGATGATTCAATACTTCTATACCACTTTTGTAGAACCTTTCATCGGAATCTTCGAATGGATTTTTAATGTAATAAATGGTGGATTTGACAGCTTGGGTGGTGCAGTTGCAAATTTAATTGGACAAATTATCTCCTGGTTTCTGTCTTTGGGGATGATCGTAACGAAAATTATCGATGCAATTTTTGGTACCGATTGGACTGCTGGCCTTGAAGGTTTGAAAGGTACTGTCCTTTCGTGGGGGAAAAACGAGAATTCAATTACGTTAAATCGAAACGCACCAGAGATAAATTATAGGGTTGATATGACAGATGCATTTGATGGTGGGTATAATGGGGGGAGCAAATTGTTTAATTCAAAGGATGAGAAAAATGAATTACAAGACCCGTACACTAATTTTATAGATAATTCTTCAGGCAACCCTTTGATTAATCCTACCGTTAATCCTCTTGACAATTCGAATAATTCAGACCTTTACGACAATGTATCAACAACTGCCGATAATACAAGTAAAATGGCTGAAAAAGTGAATATAAGTGATGAGGATCTGAAATATCTCCATGATGTGGCAGAGCGGGATGCAATTAATCGATTTACAACCTCGGAAATTAAGGTTGACATGATCAATAACAACAGTATCAAAGGAACGAGAGATATCGACGGAATTGTAGAATACCTAAAAAATGAAGTTGAAACAGCAATGAGCAGTTCCGCAGAGGGGGTGTAGAATGTATAAGTTTTATATGGGAAAGGTGTTGCTGCCAATTCCTCCATCAAAGCTGCAAACGACAATAAATAATCAGAATAAAACAGTTAATTTGATGAACGAGGGTGAAGTCAATATAATAAAAACTCCGGGTCTTACCTCCATTAAGTTTGATATAATCTTACCCCTGTATACGTGGTATCCTTTTGCTAAGTATGAAAATTCTTTTCAACCGGCAGGGTATTATCTGGAATATTTTGAAAAGCTTAAATTCATGGGCACACCATTTGAGTTTATAGTAAATAGATACAAAGAAAATTCTGAACCAATAATGAGTCGGGATATTATGTGGACAAATATGCTGGTAGTGTTAGAGAACTACACGTTTACAGAATCAAAAGACAATGCGCCGGACTTGGATGTTTCTATTGAATTAAAAGAATATATAAAGTATGAGACCCTGGTTAAGAAATTCGACATCAAGACAAAAAAAGAATTAAGCAGTACAAAAAAAGAAAATAAGGCAAAGAATACGATTCCGAACACTTACACTGTAAAAAAAGGAGATACTCTATGGGCGATAGCCAAGAAGCTTCTTGGAGATGGTGCGAAGTGCTGGAATCTCGCAAAATTAAATGGAATTAGTAATCCCAATAAGCTGTCTGTTGGTCAGGTACTGAAGATACAGGATGTAAAAGCATCTTCTGCACCGGCTTCCGCATCGAATCCTACAAAGACCAGCTCACCTACAAAGAATAATTCATCCTCTAATACGAACACCTCTACGAAGCCTAC from Anaerocolumna sp. AGMB13020 encodes the following:
- a CDS encoding phage tail sheath family protein; protein product: MLGGGTFTTQNKVIPGAYINFVSAANASLSYSDRGFVAFPLVLDWGTDGEVFTVTQGEFLTNSQKLFGYAYTSDKLKGLRDLFQHAQTCYFYKLNGGVKASNAFATAKCKGVRGNSLKTVIAVNADDNDKFDVATYLDTALVDSQTVAAASELVANDYVEPVKTAELAVTAGTPLTGGTNGEAVTGTDYQNFLAKIESYSFNILACPSDVAEVIALFVAFTKRMRNEVGVKFQTIVYRTAADDEGVINLKNAITDNNVDFPVYSLMYWLAGREAACEVNKDLTNKAYTGEFKVDTNYSQQALAQGIGAGELLFHKVGDSIRVLNDINSLISFTEEKSRDFSNNQVIRVLDQVGNDIAAIFNTKYIGNIQNNSAGQSLLWNDVISYLDALSQIGAIEGIIKDEVIVSQGTAKDSVVVTCPVTPVAAMKKLYMEVAVN
- a CDS encoding phage tail tube protein is translated as MANAIMNAQDAISASLAECYVTIGTQVYNFMQAINLEAKMEKTKSEVPILGRTGKGNKTTGWKGTGSATFHYNTSIFRSLLYDYKNSGKDMYFDIQIINSDPTSTIGTQEIILKGCNMDGGILAKFDADGEYLEEDMDFTFEDWEMKKGFDVIKGMRM
- a CDS encoding phage tail assembly chaperone, producing the protein MSELSMFFAENALKEENVKFVASKRFLKKSGKPVEWELCCISSKEDEDIRKACTRKVPVPGRKGQFTTETDGNMYLGKLAAKCVVYPELNDAGLQNSYGVLGADNLLKVMLKSGEYSDLILKVQEINGFNTDTEELVEEAKN
- a CDS encoding tape measure protein; translation: MGSVENAIEVYDGATLALQNMNTALARTGQRFDDAFSGGRFGAALNGLNMINVFIDKIETNIDHSTTTQKAFVHEINLGTQAEAKLQAQIAASNDEQKKILSPIEEAIKLQNKLTESLSNSTSAVVALVDKAKSIGVSFLDTGKKIMGASDEMNQTKMKLDAINKGLQTSEQFSQKVFEAAERSRTSYADTADMVYALGTKAKGAFSNEDELIAFTELMNKNYKIGGASAQDQANSMSKLSEAMSAGGIQGDGYKDILQNAPLLAASIEDYMTNVQKAKGSMGDWAAEGLLTADVIKAAMFLSGQTVEEQFGKLPITWAEVSNSIKDNGQMAFQAVLEKIGKITGSTAFQTFKNNLITGFQAIGMVASQLFDVIAGIGNFFTDNWGMIAPFIYGIVVAVVIYTGVLTALNIVQGISNGLKAAAALRAGILATQQAFAAGATFTEMVAVQGLNAALLACPLTWIILVIIAVIAIIYGVVAAINHFAGTSLSATGLIAGAFMWLAALIANVFIGAINGMIQYFYTTFVEPFIGIFEWIFNVINGGFDSLGGAVANLIGQIISWFLSLGMIVTKIIDAIFGTDWTAGLEGLKGTVLSWGKNENSITLNRNAPEINYRVDMTDAFDGGYNGGSKLFNSKDEKNELQDPYTNFIDNSSGNPLINPTVNPLDNSNNSDLYDNVSTTADNTSKMAEKVNISDEDLKYLHDVAERDAINRFTTSEIKVDMINNNSIKGTRDIDGIVEYLKNEVETAMSSSAEGV
- a CDS encoding LysM peptidoglycan-binding domain-containing protein — translated: MYKFYMGKVLLPIPPSKLQTTINNQNKTVNLMNEGEVNIIKTPGLTSIKFDIILPLYTWYPFAKYENSFQPAGYYLEYFEKLKFMGTPFEFIVNRYKENSEPIMSRDIMWTNMLVVLENYTFTESKDNAPDLDVSIELKEYIKYETLVKKFDIKTKKELSSTKKENKAKNTIPNTYTVKKGDTLWAIAKKLLGDGAKCWNLAKLNGISNPNKLSVGQVLKIQDVKASSAPASASNPTKTSSPTKNNSSSNTNTSTKPTTTTVKTITPSAANNKPPLPNLSYWNYTYDVLKDLTGIKDANTAVWTEYKGYSSKRELPKRSLRDLKKLGKGGK